The proteins below are encoded in one region of Streptomyces cyanogenus:
- a CDS encoding proprotein convertase P-domain-containing protein: MVAGFSGSAPKALQVAVGVTHEWLGDVKIDLVSPDGRTYGLQTTSVTFCPPGLRPPAAPAGGQRACPAPALTRSRTRCAGARCALLAGTWGSGS, from the coding sequence ATGGTGGCCGGTTTCTCCGGCAGCGCGCCGAAGGCCTTGCAGGTGGCGGTGGGTGTCACCCACGAGTGGCTGGGTGATGTGAAGATCGACCTGGTCTCCCCGGACGGCAGGACCTACGGCCTGCAGACGACCAGCGTCACGTTCTGCCCCCCAGGCCTGCGGCCCCCGGCAGCGCCTGCCGGGGGGCAGCGGGCCTGTCCGGCGCCGGCCCTCACACGTTCCCGGACGCGGTGCGCGGGGGCGCGCTGTGCACTCCTGGCCGGTACTTGGGGATCCGGATCGTGA
- a CDS encoding S8 family serine peptidase — MRPPAKVRQLKQAGTPVVAASISLGGGRTPPPARTTRKPAIDNVSNAGVATVVAAGNNGYGDVVSAPACVSSVIAVGATTDDDQLSAFTNRAPVPDVFAPGTGIVSSVPGGGYASRNGTSMAAPHVSGALAVLRQAFQAVGTAPRSRRRSWWPVSPAARRRPCRWRWVSPTSGWVM; from the coding sequence ATCCGGCCACCGGCAAAGGTACGGCAGCTCAAGCAGGCCGGCACGCCGGTCGTCGCGGCCAGCATCAGCCTCGGCGGCGGCCGGACGCCACCGCCTGCGAGGACGACCCGCAAGCCGGCCATCGACAACGTGTCCAACGCCGGCGTCGCCACCGTGGTCGCGGCCGGGAACAACGGGTACGGCGACGTGGTGAGCGCCCCGGCCTGTGTCTCCTCCGTCATCGCGGTCGGCGCCACCACCGACGACGACCAGCTGTCCGCCTTCACCAACCGGGCCCCGGTGCCGGACGTGTTCGCACCCGGCACCGGCATCGTCTCCTCCGTTCCGGGCGGCGGCTACGCCTCCAGGAACGGCACCTCCATGGCCGCCCCGCACGTCAGCGGCGCCCTCGCCGTCCTCCGGCAGGCGTTCCAAGCGGTCGGCACCGCGCCACGGTCGAGGCGCCGATCATGGTGGCCGGTTTCTCCGGCAGCGCGCCGAAGGCCTTGCAGGTGGCGGTGGGTGTCACCCACGAGTGGCTGGGTGATGTGA
- a CDS encoding amino acid permease, with protein MHSTGTVPAPAPAEIPAESPTVPAGDPHGDTGRHARRFGLPVATALVMGNIIGGGIFLLPASIAPYGTVSLVAFGVLTVGAIALALVFGRLAARDPRTGGPYVYAREAFGDFAGFLAAWSYWITTWVSNAALAVAAVGYLDVLIPVNGHRWTACLAALTLQWLPALANFAGTRYVGAVQLVSTVLKFVPLLLVAVGGLFFFDPDRLGPFNASGQGAIGAVSASAALLLFSYLGVESAAVSAGEVRNARRNVGRATVIGTAGAALVYLLGTLSVFGTVAHDRLVTSTAPFSDAVNAMFGGSWGGTAVALAALVSMTGCLNGWTLLSAQTPYAAARDGLFPSAFTRRRRGVPTVGVGVTVVLASLLTVYNYFSGSGKVFEVLVLVTTFTATVPYLLAAAAQIFHLVTGRPETVDRARLVRDSVITAVAAVFTLWLMAGAGYAAVYQGALFLFAGVLVYAVMAARRQRKQAR; from the coding sequence ATGCACAGCACCGGAACCGTCCCGGCTCCGGCTCCCGCGGAGATCCCCGCGGAGTCCCCCACGGTTCCCGCCGGGGATCCGCACGGCGACACCGGCAGGCACGCCCGCCGGTTCGGCCTGCCCGTCGCGACCGCGCTGGTCATGGGCAACATCATCGGCGGCGGCATCTTCCTGCTCCCCGCTTCCATCGCCCCGTACGGGACGGTCAGCCTGGTCGCCTTCGGAGTGCTGACCGTCGGCGCCATCGCGCTCGCCCTGGTCTTCGGCCGGCTCGCGGCACGCGACCCGCGCACCGGCGGCCCCTACGTCTACGCCAGGGAGGCGTTCGGCGACTTCGCGGGATTCCTCGCGGCCTGGTCGTACTGGATCACCACCTGGGTGTCGAACGCCGCGCTCGCCGTCGCCGCCGTCGGGTACCTCGACGTGCTGATCCCGGTCAACGGCCATCGCTGGACGGCCTGTCTGGCCGCGCTGACCCTGCAGTGGCTGCCCGCCCTCGCCAACTTCGCCGGCACCCGGTACGTCGGTGCCGTCCAGCTGGTGTCCACGGTGCTGAAGTTCGTGCCGCTGCTGCTCGTCGCCGTCGGCGGGCTGTTCTTCTTCGACCCCGACCGGCTCGGACCGTTCAACGCGAGCGGTCAGGGAGCGATCGGCGCGGTGTCCGCCTCCGCCGCGCTGCTGCTCTTCTCCTACCTCGGGGTGGAGTCCGCGGCCGTCAGTGCGGGCGAGGTCAGGAACGCCCGGCGCAACGTGGGGCGCGCGACGGTCATCGGCACCGCGGGCGCCGCGCTGGTCTACCTGCTGGGCACGCTGTCCGTGTTCGGCACGGTCGCGCACGACCGTCTGGTGACCTCCACCGCGCCGTTCTCGGACGCTGTGAACGCGATGTTCGGGGGCAGCTGGGGCGGCACGGCCGTGGCGCTCGCCGCCCTGGTGTCGATGACCGGCTGCCTCAACGGCTGGACCCTGCTGAGTGCCCAGACGCCGTACGCGGCGGCCCGCGACGGGCTGTTCCCGAGCGCCTTCACGCGCCGTCGGCGGGGCGTGCCCACGGTCGGGGTCGGCGTGACGGTCGTCCTCGCCTCGCTGCTCACCGTCTACAACTACTTCTCGGGCTCGGGCAAGGTCTTCGAGGTCCTGGTCCTGGTCACCACGTTCACCGCCACCGTGCCGTACCTGCTGGCCGCCGCCGCGCAGATCTTCCACCTGGTGACCGGCCGGCCGGAGACGGTCGACCGGGCCCGGCTGGTGCGGGACTCCGTGATCACCGCGGTGGCCGCGGTCTTCACCCTCTGGCTGATGGCGGGTGCCGGCTACGCGGCGGTCTACCAGGGCGCGCTGTTCCTGTTCGCCGGAGTCCTCGTCTACGCGGTGATGGCGGCCCGACGGCAGCGGAAGCAGGCACGGTAG
- a CDS encoding GntR family transcriptional regulator, which produces MRDMAQNTRDTELPALPRLGGRRSSYRERVADALRAALIAGELRPGEVYSAPSLAARFGVSATPVREAMLDLVKEGLVDTVPNKGFRVTAVSDRQLDEYTHIRALIEIPTVVELARTADRVSLEALRPAAREIVTAAVAGDLIAYVEADTRFHLGLLALAGNAHLVEVVADLRKRSRLYGLTALVEAGRLLASAEEHLELLDALLERDEKAVHAIMTRHLGHVRSLWAATD; this is translated from the coding sequence ATGCGTGACATGGCACAGAACACCCGTGACACCGAATTGCCCGCGCTCCCCCGGCTGGGCGGCCGGCGGAGCAGCTACCGCGAGCGGGTCGCGGACGCCCTGCGCGCCGCGCTGATCGCGGGCGAGCTGCGGCCCGGCGAGGTCTACTCGGCGCCCTCGCTGGCCGCCCGGTTCGGCGTCTCGGCGACACCGGTGCGGGAGGCCATGCTCGACCTGGTCAAGGAGGGGCTGGTCGACACCGTGCCCAACAAGGGCTTCCGGGTCACCGCCGTCTCCGACCGGCAGCTGGACGAGTACACGCACATCCGGGCGCTCATCGAGATCCCCACCGTGGTGGAGCTGGCCCGCACCGCCGACCGCGTCTCGCTGGAGGCGCTGCGTCCGGCGGCCCGGGAGATCGTGACCGCGGCGGTGGCGGGCGATCTGATCGCCTACGTCGAGGCCGACACCCGCTTCCACCTCGGTCTGCTCGCCCTGGCCGGCAACGCCCACCTGGTCGAGGTCGTGGCCGACCTGCGCAAACGCTCCCGTCTGTACGGGCTGACCGCGCTGGTGGAGGCGGGCCGGCTGCTCGCCTCCGCCGAGGAACACCTGGAGCTGCTGGACGCGCTGCTGGAGCGCGACGAGAAGGCCGTGCACGCGATCATGACCCGGCACCTCGGGCATGTGCGCAGCCTGTGGGCGGCGACGGACTGA
- a CDS encoding proline racemase family protein yields the protein MRSKLVLHAVDSHTEGMPTRVITGGIGTVPGATMNERRLWFREHRDGVKQLLMNEPRGHAAMSGAILQPPTRPDCDWGVLYIEVSGYLPMCGHGTIGVATVLVETGMVEVTEPVTTIRLDTPAGLVVAEVAVENGAARNVTLRNVPSFAAGLDRKIALPDGRTVTYDLAYGGNFYAILPLDAFGLPFDRARKDDILAAGLSLMAAINAEAEPVHPEDPSIRGCHHVHLYAPGATARHSRHAMVIHPGWFDRSPCGTGTSARMAQLHARGELPLHTEFVNESFIGTRLTGRLLGTTEVAGVPAVLPSFTGRAWITGTAQYLLDPTDPFPEGFVL from the coding sequence ATGCGCAGCAAGCTCGTCCTGCACGCCGTCGACTCGCACACCGAGGGGATGCCGACCCGGGTGATCACCGGCGGGATCGGCACCGTCCCGGGCGCGACCATGAACGAACGACGGCTGTGGTTCCGCGAACACCGCGACGGCGTCAAGCAGTTGCTGATGAACGAGCCGCGCGGCCACGCCGCGATGAGCGGCGCGATCCTGCAGCCGCCGACCCGCCCGGACTGCGACTGGGGCGTCCTCTACATCGAGGTCTCCGGTTACCTGCCGATGTGCGGGCACGGCACGATCGGGGTGGCGACCGTGCTGGTGGAGACCGGCATGGTGGAGGTCACGGAGCCGGTGACCACCATCCGGCTCGACACCCCGGCGGGGCTGGTCGTCGCCGAGGTCGCGGTGGAGAACGGCGCCGCCCGGAACGTGACGCTCAGGAACGTGCCGTCGTTCGCGGCCGGACTGGACCGCAAGATCGCGCTGCCGGACGGCCGTACGGTCACCTACGACCTGGCCTACGGCGGCAACTTCTACGCGATCCTGCCGCTGGACGCCTTCGGGCTGCCCTTCGACCGCGCCCGCAAGGACGACATCCTCGCGGCCGGACTGTCCCTGATGGCGGCGATCAACGCGGAGGCGGAGCCGGTGCACCCGGAGGACCCGTCGATCCGGGGCTGCCACCACGTCCACCTGTACGCACCCGGTGCCACGGCCCGGCACTCCCGGCACGCCATGGTCATCCATCCGGGCTGGTTCGACCGTTCCCCGTGCGGCACGGGCACCAGCGCGCGCATGGCGCAACTGCACGCGCGCGGTGAACTCCCGCTGCACACCGAGTTCGTGAACGAGTCCTTCATCGGGACCCGGCTCACCGGCCGGCTGCTGGGGACCACGGAGGTCGCCGGGGTGCCGGCCGTGCTGCCCAGCTTCACCGGCCGTGCGTGGATCACGGGCACCGCACAGTACCTGCTGGACCCGACCGACCCCTTCCCGGAGGGGTTCGTCCTCTAG
- a CDS encoding dihydrodipicolinate synthase family protein — MTDPQHRPWRGILVATAVPLRDDLSVDHDRYAEHCAWLVANGCDGVVPNGSLGEYQVLTPEERARVVETAVAAIGGARVMPGVSAYGSAEARRWAEQAAEAGCASVMLLPPNAYRADERSVLAHYTEVARAGLPVVAYNNPIDTKVDLVPELLARLHGEGLVHAVKEFSGDVRRAYHIAELAPELDLLIGADDVLLELAVAGAKGWVAGYPNALPRASAELYRAALAGDLTTALPLYRQLHPLLRWDSRTEFVQAIKLSMDVVGRYGGPVRPPRVPLPPEQEAAVRAATEKAVAAGLA, encoded by the coding sequence ATGACCGACCCGCAGCACCGCCCCTGGCGCGGCATCCTCGTCGCCACCGCCGTCCCGCTCCGCGACGACCTCTCGGTCGACCACGACCGGTACGCCGAGCACTGCGCCTGGCTCGTCGCCAACGGCTGCGACGGCGTCGTACCGAACGGCTCGCTCGGTGAGTACCAGGTGCTCACCCCGGAGGAGCGGGCCCGGGTGGTGGAGACCGCCGTGGCCGCGATCGGCGGCGCGCGGGTGATGCCGGGCGTCTCCGCGTACGGCTCGGCCGAGGCCCGCCGCTGGGCCGAGCAGGCCGCCGAGGCCGGCTGCGCCTCGGTGATGCTGCTGCCGCCCAACGCCTACCGCGCCGACGAGCGGTCGGTGCTCGCCCACTACACGGAGGTCGCACGGGCGGGCCTGCCGGTGGTGGCGTACAACAACCCGATCGACACCAAGGTCGACCTGGTGCCCGAACTCCTCGCCCGGTTGCACGGCGAGGGGCTCGTGCACGCCGTCAAGGAGTTCTCCGGTGATGTTCGCCGCGCCTATCACATCGCCGAACTCGCGCCGGAACTGGACCTGTTGATCGGCGCCGACGACGTACTGCTGGAGCTGGCGGTGGCCGGCGCCAAGGGCTGGGTGGCCGGCTACCCCAACGCCCTGCCGCGCGCCTCCGCGGAGCTGTACCGCGCCGCGCTGGCCGGGGACCTCACCACCGCGCTCCCGCTGTACCGGCAGCTGCACCCGCTGCTGCGCTGGGACTCGCGGACGGAGTTCGTCCAGGCCATCAAGCTCTCCATGGACGTCGTCGGACGGTACGGTGGCCCGGTGCGCCCGCCGCGGGTCCCGCTGCCGCCCGAGCAGGAGGCCGCGGTCCGCGCGGCCACCGAGAAGGCCGTCGCCGCGGGCCTCGCGTAA
- a CDS encoding FAD-dependent oxidoreductase, producing MAERPRLAVVGAGPAGLAGALAAAARGVEVVLVDAAEQAGGQFYRQPARALGARRPQALHHQWRTWERLRDALDRHREAGRITHLTDHHVWCVRRGSACDEVTVHALRGPAQEEGVTVRADAVLLATGGYEQVLPFPGWTLPGVVTAGGAQAMLKGGLVLPGRTAVVAGTGPLLLPVATGLAAAGARVAALVESAAPAALLRRAPALAAEPGKLAEGAGYAARLLRHGVRTLARHTVVAAHGTDRLEAVTVAALAPDGRLRPGTYRRIPCDTLAVGHGMLPHTDLAETLGCTLSGTAVQVDGEQRTDVPGVWAAGEATGVGGAALALAEGHIAGRSAAARLHGTVPDPRRWGAAARARTRLREFATALDAVYAPPAGWADRVPDDTVVCRCEEVTAGQVRASADTLGAGDLRTVKLLTRAGMGWCQGRMCAPAVAGLTGCPLTAGRPFARPVPLGVLAALPETD from the coding sequence ATGGCTGAACGACCGCGACTCGCCGTCGTCGGCGCGGGCCCGGCCGGCCTCGCCGGGGCGCTGGCGGCGGCCGCACGAGGCGTCGAGGTCGTCCTGGTCGACGCGGCCGAACAGGCCGGCGGCCAGTTCTACCGGCAGCCCGCCCGCGCACTCGGCGCCCGCCGGCCACAGGCCCTGCACCACCAGTGGCGCACCTGGGAACGACTGCGGGACGCGCTGGACCGGCACCGCGAGGCCGGCCGCATCACGCACCTGACGGATCATCACGTGTGGTGCGTGCGAAGGGGCTCCGCCTGCGACGAGGTCACCGTGCACGCCCTGCGCGGCCCCGCGCAGGAGGAGGGCGTCACCGTCCGCGCCGACGCCGTCCTGCTCGCCACCGGCGGGTACGAGCAGGTGCTGCCCTTCCCGGGCTGGACGCTGCCCGGAGTCGTCACGGCGGGCGGCGCACAGGCCATGCTCAAGGGCGGCCTGGTGCTGCCCGGCCGGACGGCCGTGGTCGCCGGGACCGGGCCGCTGCTGCTGCCGGTGGCCACCGGGCTCGCCGCGGCCGGTGCCCGGGTCGCCGCGCTGGTGGAGTCCGCCGCTCCCGCCGCGCTGCTGCGCCGAGCGCCCGCCCTGGCAGCGGAGCCCGGCAAACTCGCCGAGGGCGCCGGCTACGCGGCCCGGCTGCTGCGCCACGGGGTGCGCACCCTGGCCCGGCACACCGTCGTGGCGGCGCACGGCACCGACCGGCTGGAGGCGGTGACGGTGGCCGCGCTCGCCCCGGACGGACGGCTCCGCCCCGGCACCTACCGCCGCATCCCCTGCGACACCCTCGCCGTGGGCCACGGCATGCTGCCGCACACCGATCTCGCCGAGACCCTCGGCTGCACCCTGTCCGGCACCGCCGTACAGGTCGACGGCGAACAGCGCACCGACGTGCCCGGCGTCTGGGCCGCCGGGGAGGCCACCGGCGTCGGCGGCGCGGCGCTCGCGCTCGCCGAGGGCCACATCGCCGGACGCTCCGCCGCCGCCCGGCTGCACGGCACGGTGCCCGACCCACGCCGCTGGGGCGCCGCCGCCCGGGCCCGGACCCGGCTGCGGGAGTTCGCCACGGCCCTGGACGCGGTGTACGCCCCGCCGGCGGGCTGGGCGGACCGGGTCCCGGACGACACGGTGGTGTGCCGCTGCGAGGAGGTCACCGCCGGGCAGGTGCGGGCATCCGCCGACACGCTGGGCGCAGGCGACCTGCGCACGGTGAAGCTGCTCACCCGGGCCGGGATGGGCTGGTGCCAGGGCCGGATGTGCGCGCCCGCGGTGGCCGGCCTGACCGGATGCCCGCTCACCGCCGGGCGGCCGTTCGCCCGGCCGGTACCGCTCGGGGTCCTGGCCGCCCTGCCGGAGACGGACTGA
- a CDS encoding (2Fe-2S)-binding protein yields MNPLELTRARPGEACTVTFDGRPLTALPGQTVAAALWSAGVTAWRSTRGTGRPRGVFCGIGVCFDCLVTVNDRPNQRACLVPVRPGDVIRTQEGTGRDDG; encoded by the coding sequence GTGAATCCGCTGGAGTTGACCCGCGCCCGGCCGGGCGAGGCCTGCACCGTCACCTTCGACGGCCGGCCGCTGACGGCACTGCCTGGCCAGACGGTCGCGGCGGCCCTGTGGTCGGCGGGCGTGACGGCCTGGCGCAGCACCCGCGGCACCGGCCGGCCCCGCGGGGTGTTCTGCGGGATCGGGGTGTGCTTCGACTGCCTGGTCACCGTCAACGACCGCCCGAACCAGCGGGCCTGCCTGGTGCCGGTGCGCCCGGGAGACGTGATCCGCACGCAGGAGGGGACGGGCCGGGACGATGGCTGA
- a CDS encoding NAD(P)/FAD-dependent oxidoreductase — MTKRLTCDVVVVGAGMVGAACALYAARAGLDVRLVDRGPVSGGTTGAGEGNLLVSDKEPGPELELALLSARLWAELAHQHGTAFEYEPKGGLVVASAPEALAALREFAAAQRGAGVTAVPVDARRLAELEPHLAPGMAGGVHYPQDAQVMPALAAAHLVRASGAALDTGRTVTGVLRTADGAVYGVRTDRGEIHAPAVVNAAGTWGGEVAALAGVRLPVLPRRGFVLVTEPLPRMVRHKVYAADYVADVASDSAALRSSPVVEGTAAGPVLIGATRERVGFDRSLSLPAVRALAAGAVGLFPFLERVRALRTYAGFRPYLPDHLPAIGADPRAPGLFHACGHEGAGIGLATGTGQLIAQALTGKAPELDLAPFRPERFDTEGGDVR, encoded by the coding sequence GTGACGAAGCGACTGACCTGCGATGTCGTGGTCGTCGGGGCCGGGATGGTGGGCGCGGCCTGCGCGCTGTACGCCGCGCGGGCCGGACTCGACGTCCGGCTGGTGGACCGGGGCCCGGTGTCCGGCGGCACCACCGGCGCCGGCGAGGGCAACCTGCTCGTCTCCGACAAGGAACCGGGCCCGGAACTGGAACTCGCCCTGCTCTCGGCACGGCTGTGGGCCGAGCTGGCCCACCAGCACGGCACCGCGTTCGAGTACGAGCCCAAGGGCGGCCTGGTGGTCGCCTCGGCACCCGAAGCCCTGGCCGCGCTGCGGGAGTTCGCGGCGGCCCAGCGCGGCGCCGGCGTCACCGCCGTACCGGTCGACGCCCGCCGACTGGCCGAACTGGAGCCGCACTTGGCCCCCGGCATGGCGGGCGGAGTGCACTACCCGCAGGACGCCCAGGTCATGCCCGCGCTGGCCGCCGCCCACCTGGTCCGCGCCTCCGGCGCCGCCCTGGACACCGGCCGGACCGTGACCGGGGTGCTGCGCACCGCGGACGGCGCGGTGTACGGCGTCCGCACCGACCGGGGCGAGATCCACGCCCCGGCGGTGGTGAACGCGGCCGGCACCTGGGGCGGCGAGGTCGCTGCGCTGGCCGGCGTCCGGCTGCCGGTGCTCCCCCGGCGCGGCTTCGTACTGGTCACCGAGCCGCTGCCGCGCATGGTCCGGCACAAGGTGTACGCCGCGGACTACGTGGCCGACGTGGCCAGCGACTCGGCCGCCCTGCGCAGTTCGCCGGTCGTGGAGGGCACGGCCGCCGGTCCGGTGCTGATCGGCGCCACCCGGGAACGAGTGGGTTTCGACCGCTCGCTGTCACTGCCCGCGGTACGGGCGCTGGCGGCCGGGGCGGTCGGGCTGTTCCCGTTCCTGGAGCGGGTCCGCGCCCTGCGGACGTACGCGGGCTTCCGGCCGTACCTGCCCGACCACCTGCCGGCGATCGGCGCGGACCCGCGGGCGCCCGGCCTGTTCCACGCCTGCGGGCACGAGGGCGCCGGCATCGGACTGGCCACCGGCACCGGGCAGTTGATCGCGCAGGCGCTCACCGGCAAGGCGCCGGAACTGGATCTCGCACCGTTCCGGCCGGAGCGGTTCGACACGGAGGGAGGCGACGTCCGGTGA
- a CDS encoding putative leader peptide, which yields MARLQTGTGSTSRTPLRAPLLTSRRHIDLQRVCSAISRHR from the coding sequence ATGGCGCGCCTCCAGACGGGCACCGGCTCCACGAGCCGGACGCCGTTGCGCGCTCCCCTGCTCACCTCCCGCCGTCACATCGACCTGCAGCGCGTCTGCAGCGCGATCAGCCGCCACCGCTGA
- a CDS encoding glutathione S-transferase C-terminal domain-containing protein, with amino-acid sequence MSITPLAAVPSARRAAPVFRGRIGRDPRSGHYAVPHRYRLHLSTACPDGLRLAVGHSLLGLDTSCPVTLLPPVPDRPGGGHSALRPLYEASAHHYTGPALAPVLSDDWSGRIVSTHTPDILRDLDRFGPGDRARLYPTGLESVIEAVERMCAEGIEEAAQRAGRAGADPAERAAALDTLLDTLGRLERRLSGEEYLADDRLTAADVELWVTLVQLDTVHRCHLDASAVHRIADHRALWAYARRLAARPAFGRHLDLDGIARRHHGRCQGLEAAGAAVQILDWAGHAADTPDASRR; translated from the coding sequence ATGTCCATCACTCCGCTCGCAGCCGTCCCGTCCGCCCGCCGCGCCGCCCCCGTCTTCCGCGGGCGGATCGGCCGGGACCCCCGCAGCGGCCACTACGCCGTGCCGCACCGCTACCGGCTCCACCTGTCCACCGCCTGCCCCGACGGGCTGCGCCTCGCCGTCGGCCACAGCCTGCTCGGCCTGGACACGAGCTGTCCGGTCACCCTCCTGCCCCCCGTCCCGGACCGTCCCGGCGGCGGCCACTCGGCACTGCGCCCCCTCTACGAGGCCAGCGCCCACCACTACACCGGCCCGGCGCTCGCACCCGTGCTGAGCGACGACTGGTCCGGACGCATCGTCAGCACCCACACCCCCGACATCCTGCGCGACCTGGACCGGTTCGGCCCCGGCGACCGGGCCCGCCTGTACCCCACCGGACTGGAGTCCGTGATCGAGGCCGTCGAGCGGATGTGCGCCGAGGGCATCGAGGAGGCCGCACAGCGCGCAGGACGGGCCGGGGCCGACCCGGCCGAGCGGGCCGCCGCCCTCGACACGCTGCTCGACACCCTGGGCCGGCTGGAGCGGCGGCTGAGCGGAGAGGAGTACCTGGCCGACGACCGGCTCACCGCCGCCGACGTCGAACTGTGGGTGACCCTGGTGCAGCTCGACACCGTCCACCGCTGCCACCTCGACGCCTCCGCCGTGCACCGCATCGCCGACCACCGCGCCCTGTGGGCCTACGCCCGCCGCCTGGCCGCCCGTCCCGCGTTCGGCCGCCACCTCGACCTCGACGGCATCGCCCGCCGCCACCACGGCCGCTGCCAGGGCCTGGAGGCAGCCGGAGCTGCTGTCCAGATCCTGGACTGGGCAGGCCATGCCGCGGACACTCCTGACGCTTCTCGCAGGTGA
- a CDS encoding amino acid ABC transporter permease, which translates to MSEPPGAAVSLAEAPPAASPPKSLTAQRVQPLRRPGRWIVTAVVLVLVAQILHGLATNPFYQWARFRYWFLRPTILDGLVVTLEVAALSAVLGLLGGILLALGRLSGSPVLRAVSWTYTWLFRSVPLIVVLIFLYNFSALYKTLSLGIPFGPAFVSFDESKLATDMTVAVIGLGLNEAAYAAEVVRGGILSVDQGQHEAAAALGLPRGYQFTRIVFPQALRSITPNYVNQLIGLVKSTSLVFYVSLLDLFGSVQTMGSTYPGDIVPLLLVATVWYLILTSVVSVVQFYVERYFARGATRSLPPTPLQKARAGLADFRARLRREAAV; encoded by the coding sequence ATGAGTGAACCCCCAGGCGCCGCCGTGTCCCTCGCCGAGGCACCACCCGCCGCATCCCCGCCGAAGTCCCTGACCGCCCAGCGCGTTCAGCCGCTGCGCCGGCCCGGCCGGTGGATCGTCACCGCCGTCGTTCTCGTGCTGGTCGCGCAGATCCTGCACGGACTGGCCACGAACCCGTTCTACCAGTGGGCCCGCTTCCGCTACTGGTTCCTGCGTCCCACGATCCTCGACGGGCTCGTCGTCACCCTCGAAGTCGCCGCGCTCAGCGCCGTGCTGGGCCTGCTCGGTGGCATCCTGCTGGCTCTCGGCCGGCTCTCCGGCAGCCCGGTACTGCGGGCGGTGAGCTGGACCTACACCTGGCTGTTCCGCTCGGTACCGCTGATCGTCGTACTGATCTTCCTCTACAACTTCAGTGCCCTGTACAAGACGTTGAGCCTCGGTATCCCCTTCGGACCGGCCTTCGTCAGCTTCGACGAGTCGAAGCTCGCCACCGACATGACGGTTGCCGTCATCGGTCTCGGCCTCAACGAGGCCGCGTACGCGGCCGAGGTCGTGCGCGGCGGCATCCTCTCCGTCGACCAGGGCCAGCACGAGGCGGCGGCCGCGCTCGGTCTGCCCAGGGGCTACCAGTTCACCCGGATCGTCTTCCCGCAGGCCCTGAGGTCCATCACCCCGAACTACGTCAACCAGCTCATCGGCCTGGTCAAGAGCACGTCCCTGGTGTTCTACGTCTCCCTGCTCGACCTGTTCGGCTCGGTGCAGACCATGGGCAGCACCTACCCCGGCGACATCGTGCCGCTGCTGCTCGTCGCCACCGTCTGGTACCTGATCCTGACCAGCGTCGTGTCCGTCGTCCAGTTCTACGTCGAGCGGTACTTCGCCCGCGGTGCCACCCGCAGCCTGCCGCCGACCCCGCTGCAGAAGGCGCGGGCGGGCCTCGCCGACTTCCGGGCCCGGCTGCGCAGGGAGGCCGCCGTATGA
- a CDS encoding amino acid ABC transporter ATP-binding protein translates to MTATATATATPETAPAALEVHDVHKWYGTHRVLDGIDLTVRPGEVTAILGPSGSGKSTLLRVINHLEKPEIGYVSVGGELIGVKRNGGRLKELSERTILTQRSRIGFVFQNFNLFPHLTVLDNVAAAPVATGRLNKPEARELARELLTRVGLGDRTGAYPRQLSGGQQQRVAIARALALRPGIILFDEPTSALDPELVGEVLSVIKDLATSGTTLVIVTHEIGFAREVADRVVFIDGGRIVEQGPPSQVLDKPRHERTRDFLSKVL, encoded by the coding sequence ATGACCGCCACCGCCACCGCCACCGCCACCCCGGAGACGGCCCCGGCCGCCCTGGAGGTGCACGACGTCCACAAGTGGTACGGCACCCACCGCGTCCTGGACGGCATCGACCTGACCGTGCGCCCCGGGGAGGTCACCGCGATCCTCGGGCCCTCCGGCTCCGGCAAGTCCACCCTCCTGCGGGTCATCAACCACCTGGAGAAACCCGAGATCGGCTACGTGAGCGTCGGCGGCGAGCTGATCGGCGTGAAGCGCAACGGGGGCCGGCTCAAGGAACTCAGCGAGCGCACCATCCTCACCCAGCGCAGCCGGATCGGCTTCGTCTTCCAGAACTTCAACCTCTTCCCGCACCTGACCGTCCTCGACAACGTCGCCGCCGCCCCCGTCGCCACGGGCAGGCTGAACAAGCCGGAGGCGCGGGAGCTGGCACGCGAACTGCTCACCCGGGTCGGTCTCGGCGACCGCACCGGCGCCTACCCGCGGCAGTTGTCCGGCGGCCAGCAGCAGCGCGTCGCCATCGCCCGCGCCCTCGCGCTGCGTCCCGGGATCATCCTCTTCGACGAGCCGACCTCGGCGTTGGACCCCGAACTCGTCGGCGAGGTCCTCTCCGTCATCAAGGACCTGGCCACCAGCGGTACCACGCTCGTCATCGTCACCCACGAGATCGGCTTCGCCCGCGAGGTCGCCGACCGGGTCGTCTTCATCGACGGCGGAAGGATCGTCGAACAGGGCCCGCCCTCCCAGGTGCTGGACAAGCCCCGGCACGAGCGGACCCGGGACTTCCTCAGCAAGGTGCTCTGA